The following coding sequences are from one Shewanella eurypsychrophilus window:
- the rlmB gene encoding 23S rRNA (guanosine(2251)-2'-O)-methyltransferase RlmB yields the protein MKKQDITFGIHAVEAVLKHSPERVIEMWVQAGRDDQRLASLLLVAAEYGISVQTSARKVLDEKADNGQHQGVLARVKAVKQLNDNDLSTLIDKLVEKTETPFFLILDGVTDPHNLGACLRNADAAGVHGVIVPRDNSVGLTPTVSKVACGAAEVVPLFQVTNLARTMKSLQDKGLWIVGAAGEADSDLYKTDLKGPLAIAMGAEDKGLRRLTREGCDSIASIPMSGSVSSLNVSVASGICMFEAVRQRL from the coding sequence ATGAAAAAACAAGATATCACCTTCGGAATTCACGCTGTTGAAGCGGTACTCAAGCATAGTCCGGAGCGAGTGATCGAAATGTGGGTGCAGGCTGGCCGTGATGATCAAAGATTAGCTAGTCTACTTCTGGTAGCTGCTGAGTACGGAATTTCAGTGCAAACATCAGCGCGAAAAGTCCTTGATGAGAAAGCTGACAATGGACAACACCAAGGTGTGTTAGCCCGTGTAAAAGCCGTTAAGCAGCTCAATGATAATGATCTATCGACACTGATTGATAAGCTAGTAGAGAAGACGGAAACGCCTTTCTTTTTAATCTTAGATGGTGTTACCGACCCACATAACTTAGGCGCTTGCCTACGTAATGCAGATGCTGCAGGTGTACACGGTGTTATCGTACCTCGTGATAACTCAGTTGGTCTAACGCCAACGGTGAGTAAAGTGGCTTGTGGCGCGGCAGAAGTGGTGCCTTTGTTTCAGGTGACCAACTTAGCACGCACCATGAAGAGCCTACAAGATAAAGGACTCTGGATCGTTGGTGCAGCGGGTGAAGCCGATAGCGACTTATACAAGACAGATCTTAAAGGTCCACTGGCTATCGCTATGGGCGCCGAAGATAAAGGTCTGCGTCGTTTAACCCGTGAAGGTTGTGATTCGATTGCATCGATTCCTATGTCAGGATCGGTTTCAAGCCTGAACGTCTCCGTTGCCAGCGGAATTTGCATGTTCGAAGCTGTAAGACAACGTCTATAG
- the rnr gene encoding ribonuclease R, with protein MIKDPHLKREQDTYENPIPSREFILEYLRSEKSPLNRERIATALKLESEEHLEALRRRLRAMERDGQLVFTRGQAYGLPERMDLLTGTIIGHRDGFGFLKLEEGGDDLFINNRDMLMYFHGDKVLAQKAGVDRKGRREARIVRLVEQRAAALVGRFHLDSGMAFVIADDRRIGQEILIADEDRNGARQGDVVVLELTRRPGRYVKAAGKVTEVLGKQLAPGMEIEIALRNYDLPHTWSSLIEKKLRAIPDEVTEADKVDRVDLRHLPLVTIDGEDARDFDDAVYAESKKSGGWRLWVAIADVSHYVRTESALDKEARSRGNSVYFPSQVIPMLPEKISNGLCSLMPEVDRLCMVAEMTISAAGKLSGYKFYSAVMHSHARLTYTQVADMLEGGEVSDKLKPIFPHLQTLQSLYLTLDETRAERGAIAFETTETQFVFNDDRKIDSIIPRNRNQAHKIIEECMILANVASAKFVKKHKGEVLYRVHEAPSEQKLTNFKDFLKERGLTIEGGLEPTPKDYQAVMEQIADRPDAELIQIMLLRSMRQATYTPDNEGHFGLALEAYSHFTSPIRRYPDLILHRVIRYLLAKEKGEGKEKWTTDGGYNYQLEELDLLGVECSTTERRADEATRDVSDWLKCEFMQDHVGDTFEAVIASVTHFGMFVRLDKLFIDGLVHISSLGSDYFQYDNMRQRLVGETSGQIYQLGDAITVKVAGVNLDDRQIDLMMEGDDAKSKRPSRGKKPMTARERVNAEGAKRGKADKSDKPKRRGSRSKAAAGKDSGDKSFGSGKASTSDGAKKSGTKTKTAAKKSKAKKSSAKKASVKKNPAKRKAKASK; from the coding sequence ATGATCAAAGATCCGCATTTAAAGCGTGAACAAGACACATACGAAAACCCCATTCCAAGCCGCGAGTTTATTTTAGAGTACTTGCGATCCGAAAAATCTCCTCTTAACCGTGAACGAATCGCAACGGCGTTAAAACTCGAAAGTGAAGAACACCTCGAAGCGCTACGCAGACGTTTACGTGCCATGGAGAGAGATGGGCAGCTGGTATTTACCCGTGGTCAAGCCTATGGCTTACCTGAACGCATGGACCTACTGACTGGGACTATCATAGGTCACAGAGATGGTTTCGGCTTCTTGAAGCTGGAAGAGGGAGGCGATGACCTCTTTATCAATAACCGTGACATGTTGATGTATTTCCACGGTGATAAGGTGCTGGCTCAAAAAGCCGGCGTTGACCGTAAAGGCCGACGTGAAGCGCGTATCGTTCGTTTAGTTGAACAGAGAGCCGCTGCTTTAGTGGGGCGTTTCCATTTAGATTCTGGCATGGCTTTCGTCATTGCCGATGACAGGCGCATAGGTCAAGAGATACTCATTGCCGATGAGGACCGTAATGGTGCTCGCCAGGGTGATGTCGTGGTACTCGAATTGACCCGTCGTCCGGGCCGCTATGTGAAGGCCGCAGGTAAAGTCACCGAAGTTCTAGGTAAACAACTCGCTCCAGGCATGGAGATCGAAATTGCCCTGCGTAATTACGATCTGCCACATACCTGGTCGAGTTTAATTGAGAAGAAGCTGCGCGCTATTCCTGATGAAGTGACCGAAGCAGACAAAGTGGACCGTGTCGACTTACGTCATCTGCCTCTTGTCACCATAGATGGCGAAGATGCCCGAGATTTCGATGATGCCGTTTATGCTGAATCGAAGAAGAGCGGTGGCTGGCGTCTTTGGGTAGCGATTGCCGATGTGAGCCATTATGTGCGCACCGAATCTGCTTTAGATAAGGAAGCACGTAGTCGAGGAAATTCAGTTTATTTCCCATCGCAAGTGATCCCTATGCTGCCAGAGAAGATCTCTAATGGATTATGTTCTTTGATGCCAGAGGTTGACCGCTTATGTATGGTGGCAGAAATGACCATTTCTGCTGCGGGCAAGCTGTCAGGATATAAATTCTATTCGGCTGTTATGCATTCTCATGCGCGTCTGACTTATACCCAGGTTGCCGATATGCTTGAAGGCGGTGAGGTGAGCGATAAGCTTAAGCCAATATTCCCGCATCTGCAGACGTTGCAATCTCTGTATCTTACTCTAGATGAAACTCGCGCCGAGCGTGGTGCCATTGCATTTGAAACCACTGAAACTCAGTTTGTTTTCAATGATGATCGGAAGATCGACAGCATAATACCGCGCAATCGTAATCAGGCTCATAAGATCATCGAAGAGTGTATGATTTTGGCCAACGTGGCCTCGGCTAAGTTTGTTAAGAAGCATAAAGGCGAAGTACTGTACCGTGTCCATGAGGCACCATCAGAGCAGAAGCTGACTAACTTTAAGGACTTCCTTAAAGAGCGCGGCTTAACGATAGAGGGTGGGCTTGAGCCGACGCCTAAAGATTACCAAGCTGTGATGGAGCAGATTGCCGATAGACCCGACGCAGAGTTGATTCAGATTATGTTGCTGCGCTCTATGCGTCAGGCAACTTATACGCCGGATAATGAAGGTCACTTTGGTTTAGCACTCGAGGCATACTCTCACTTTACCTCGCCTATTCGTCGTTACCCAGATCTGATCCTGCACCGGGTTATTCGCTACTTGTTAGCGAAAGAGAAGGGAGAGGGGAAAGAGAAATGGACAACGGATGGTGGTTATAACTATCAGCTAGAAGAGTTAGATCTTCTTGGTGTCGAGTGTTCTACCACTGAGCGCCGTGCCGATGAGGCGACCCGTGATGTGAGTGATTGGCTCAAATGTGAATTTATGCAAGACCATGTGGGTGACACGTTTGAGGCTGTTATAGCGTCAGTGACACACTTTGGTATGTTTGTTCGCTTGGACAAGCTATTTATCGATGGCTTAGTGCATATCTCAAGCTTAGGCAGTGACTATTTCCAGTATGATAATATGCGTCAGCGTTTGGTTGGAGAGACATCCGGTCAAATTTATCAGCTTGGTGATGCGATAACGGTTAAGGTTGCCGGTGTAAACTTAGATGATCGCCAAATCGATCTTATGATGGAAGGTGATGACGCTAAGTCTAAGCGTCCTAGCCGAGGCAAGAAGCCGATGACCGCCAGAGAGCGAGTCAATGCAGAAGGCGCTAAGCGAGGCAAAGCTGATAAGAGCGATAAGCCTAAACGACGTGGTTCTCGTTCGAAAGCTGCGGCGGGCAAAGACTCTGGTGATAAGAGCTTTGGGTCCGGTAAAGCAAGTACCAGTGATGGGGCTAAGAAGTCCGGCACTAAAACAAAAACGGCGGCTAAGAAGTCGAAGGCTAAAAAGTCTTCAGCAAAAAAGGCTTCGGTAAAGAAAAACCCAGCTAAGCGTAAAGCTAAAGCAAGCAAGTAA
- a CDS encoding tetratricopeptide repeat protein — translation MLQEVLKITSKTTLGLLLLSIVALSPTMTRAETQAVDIYSQEQLIELIRTKQYLTRVRGDDCQLVQDVEARAEVLKQPLYQYLWAEMLNHGICVKANPPRGISLLRDSAEQGSAEAMLRIAEYYHDGQFVIQDRERAIQFVMPAAANGDLPSRMMLVRLFGEGYGSPRDFEMGYHWLYNDVFSDEATKEKALELLKVLEQKMPPSAVARAKQEHLRSR, via the coding sequence ATGTTACAAGAAGTGCTAAAAATTACATCGAAAACTACGCTAGGTTTACTATTGCTATCGATAGTGGCCTTAAGTCCTACAATGACTAGGGCTGAGACTCAGGCCGTCGATATATATAGTCAGGAGCAGTTAATTGAGCTGATCAGGACTAAGCAATATTTAACCCGAGTTCGTGGTGACGATTGCCAGCTTGTGCAAGATGTTGAAGCAAGAGCTGAGGTGCTAAAGCAGCCTCTGTATCAATACTTGTGGGCCGAAATGCTTAACCATGGTATTTGCGTCAAGGCGAACCCGCCAAGAGGGATCTCTTTATTGAGAGACTCTGCAGAGCAAGGGAGCGCCGAAGCAATGCTGAGGATCGCGGAATATTATCACGATGGACAATTTGTGATACAAGATCGTGAAAGAGCAATTCAGTTTGTCATGCCTGCGGCAGCCAATGGCGACCTGCCGTCTCGTATGATGTTAGTAAGACTATTTGGTGAAGGCTATGGTAGCCCCAGAGATTTTGAGATGGGTTACCACTGGCTATATAACGATGTATTTAGTGATGAGGCTACAAAAGAGAAAGCCTTAGAATTATTGAAGGTGCTAGAGCAGAAAATGCCGCCCAGCGCAGTTGCTAGGGCAAAACAGGAGCACCTGAGATCCCGATAA
- a CDS encoding adenylosuccinate synthase produces the protein MGKNVVVLGTQWGDEGKGKIVDLLTEQAKYVVRYQGGHNAGHTLVIDGDKTVLHLIPSGILRDNVKCIIGNGVVLAPDALMTEINMLKGRGVPVEERLLISEACPLILPFHCALDVAREKARGNNAIGTTGRGIGPAYEDKVSRRGLRVGDLFDAELFAEKLKEVMGYHNFMLTEYYKCEAVDYEKTLKDALAIADYLKSMCTDVTELLDTARKAGEPILFEGAQGTLLDIDHGTYPFVTSSNTTAGGVATGSGFGPRHLDYVLGIMKAYTTRVGAGPFPTELDCEIGDYLGTKGHEFGATTGRKRRPGWLDVVAMKRAVQINSVSGFCLTKLDVLDGLKEVKICVGYQYPDGTVATVTPLAAEGYEKVTPVLETMPGWSETTFGATSIEQLPQAALNYIKRLEDLLETPIDIISTGPDRNETMILVNPFS, from the coding sequence ATGGGCAAAAACGTCGTAGTTCTCGGCACCCAATGGGGTGACGAAGGAAAGGGTAAGATAGTCGATCTACTTACCGAACAGGCAAAATATGTCGTTCGATATCAAGGTGGCCACAATGCGGGTCACACACTCGTTATCGATGGTGACAAAACCGTTCTTCATCTTATTCCATCAGGGATCTTACGTGATAATGTAAAATGCATTATCGGTAATGGCGTGGTGCTAGCACCTGACGCTCTGATGACTGAGATCAACATGCTTAAAGGGCGTGGAGTTCCTGTAGAGGAACGTCTATTAATCTCCGAAGCGTGTCCACTCATCCTTCCTTTCCATTGTGCTCTAGATGTTGCCCGTGAAAAAGCGCGTGGTAATAATGCTATTGGTACTACGGGTCGTGGTATTGGTCCTGCTTATGAAGACAAGGTTTCACGCCGTGGTCTTCGTGTCGGTGATCTGTTTGATGCAGAGCTTTTCGCAGAGAAACTAAAAGAAGTGATGGGTTATCACAACTTCATGTTGACTGAGTACTACAAGTGCGAAGCTGTGGATTATGAAAAGACATTGAAAGATGCTTTGGCAATCGCTGATTACCTTAAGAGTATGTGTACTGACGTGACTGAATTGCTTGATACCGCTCGTAAAGCGGGTGAGCCAATTCTGTTTGAAGGCGCGCAGGGTACATTACTCGATATCGACCATGGTACTTATCCATTTGTAACCTCTTCTAATACTACCGCAGGTGGTGTTGCTACAGGTTCTGGATTTGGCCCACGTCATCTCGATTATGTATTGGGTATTATGAAGGCTTACACGACTCGCGTCGGAGCTGGACCATTCCCAACTGAGCTTGATTGTGAAATTGGTGACTACTTAGGTACTAAGGGTCACGAATTTGGTGCGACTACAGGTCGTAAGCGTCGTCCAGGTTGGTTAGATGTCGTTGCAATGAAGCGTGCAGTACAGATCAACAGCGTAAGCGGTTTCTGTCTGACCAAGCTAGATGTGCTAGATGGTCTGAAAGAAGTTAAGATCTGTGTCGGTTACCAGTATCCAGATGGAACTGTAGCGACAGTGACTCCACTTGCAGCCGAAGGCTACGAGAAGGTGACACCGGTACTGGAAACAATGCCAGGCTGGAGTGAAACAACTTTCGGTGCGACTTCTATAGAGCAATTGCCACAAGCGGCATTGAACTACATTAAGCGTCTGGAAGACTTGTTAGAAACGCCAATTGATATTATCTCTACGGGTCCCGATAGAAACGAGACCATGATTCTGGTGAATCCGTTTAGTTAA
- a CDS encoding DUF2065 domain-containing protein → MSLQLIMIALGIVLIIEGIGPLLFPNRWKAYLKEISNQNQQLLQRLGGALVTAGVVLLIIFS, encoded by the coding sequence ATGTCTCTACAGCTAATCATGATTGCACTAGGGATAGTGCTTATTATCGAAGGGATCGGACCACTGTTATTTCCTAATCGCTGGAAAGCATATTTAAAGGAAATTTCGAATCAAAATCAGCAACTTCTACAACGTTTAGGTGGTGCATTAGTGACCGCTGGAGTTGTTTTGTTGATTATTTTTTCATAA
- the rpsI gene encoding 30S ribosomal protein S9: protein MAATQYYGTGRRKTSTARVFAKAGTGNIIVNQLPLDKYFGRETARMVVRQPLELVEMTEKLDIYVTVKGGGITGQAGAIRHGITRALLELDEALRPSLRAAGFVTRDARKVERKKVGLRKSRKKPQFSKR from the coding sequence ATGGCTGCAACTCAGTACTACGGCACTGGCCGTCGAAAAACATCTACTGCACGCGTATTCGCGAAAGCAGGAACTGGCAACATAATTGTCAATCAACTTCCACTAGATAAGTATTTTGGTCGTGAAACTGCTCGTATGGTTGTTCGTCAACCACTAGAGCTAGTTGAAATGACTGAAAAACTAGATATCTATGTAACTGTAAAGGGCGGTGGTATCACTGGCCAAGCAGGTGCAATTCGTCACGGTATTACCCGTGCATTGTTGGAGCTTGATGAAGCTCTACGTCCTTCTCTTCGTGCCGCTGGTTTCGTTACCCGTGATGCTCGTAAAGTTGAGCGTAAGAAAGTTGGTCTACGTAAATCACGTAAGAAGCCACAATTCTCAAAGCGTTAA
- the rplM gene encoding 50S ribosomal protein L13 produces the protein MKTTFTATPETVTREWFVVDAEGKTLGRIATEIASRLRGKHKPEYTPHVDTGDYIIVINAEKVTVTGNKAKGKVYYSHSGFIGGIKQITFEKLQAHKPEMIIEKAVKGMLPKGPLGRAMFRKLKVYAGTEHNHAAQQPQVLDI, from the coding sequence ATGAAGACTACTTTTACTGCTACACCAGAGACAGTCACTCGCGAGTGGTTTGTTGTTGACGCCGAAGGTAAAACTTTGGGTCGTATCGCTACTGAAATTGCTTCACGTTTACGTGGTAAGCATAAGCCAGAGTATACACCTCATGTCGATACCGGCGACTACATCATCGTTATCAACGCTGAGAAAGTTACTGTTACTGGTAATAAAGCGAAAGGCAAAGTGTACTACTCGCATTCGGGTTTCATCGGTGGCATCAAGCAGATCACCTTTGAAAAGCTGCAGGCTCATAAGCCTGAAATGATTATCGAGAAAGCGGTTAAGGGTATGTTACCTAAAGGTCCTTTAGGACGTGCCATGTTCCGTAAACTTAAAGTTTACGCTGGTACAGAACATAACCACGCTGCACAACAACCTCAAGTTCTTGATATCTAA
- the zapE gene encoding cell division protein ZapE, with product MSQLTPWQHYQQDLTRADFSHDPAQEQAVKSLQRVFDEIQLINSKPSPLKKLFSMLGAKEQSVQGLYLWGGVGRGKTYLMDTFYDALPGERKLRAHFHRFMHQVHIDLDNLKGQRDPLLIIAKQMAGKYQVICFDEFFVSDITDAMLLGTLFQALFKEGVALVATSNIIPDELYRNGLQRARFLPAIALINQHCQILNVDSGIDYRLRTLEQAEIYHFPLDVKADSNLLTYFAKLAPESEVSTDDIDIDGRDINIRKQAQGVLLLDFLALCDGPRSQRDYMELACLYHTVLLSGVKQMGDKETGDDIARRFLAMVDEFYERNVKLIISAEVSLEDIYTQGLLSFEFRRCRSRLTEMQSHDYLALEHLP from the coding sequence GTGTCCCAGCTAACTCCGTGGCAACATTACCAGCAAGACTTGACTCGAGCAGACTTTTCACATGATCCGGCGCAGGAGCAAGCGGTAAAAAGTTTGCAACGTGTGTTTGATGAGATCCAGCTTATTAATAGTAAGCCGAGCCCGCTGAAAAAACTGTTTTCTATGTTAGGCGCCAAAGAGCAAAGTGTGCAGGGCTTATATTTGTGGGGCGGAGTGGGCCGCGGTAAGACATATCTGATGGATACCTTTTATGACGCACTGCCTGGTGAGAGAAAACTCAGGGCACACTTTCATCGTTTTATGCATCAAGTTCATATCGATCTCGATAACTTGAAAGGGCAGAGGGATCCTCTGTTGATCATCGCCAAGCAGATGGCTGGTAAGTATCAGGTGATCTGTTTCGATGAGTTTTTTGTGTCGGACATTACCGATGCCATGTTACTCGGTACCTTGTTCCAAGCTTTATTCAAAGAGGGGGTTGCCTTAGTCGCGACCTCTAACATCATTCCCGATGAACTCTATCGTAACGGCTTACAGCGAGCCCGTTTTCTGCCAGCTATTGCTCTGATTAATCAACATTGTCAAATCCTCAATGTGGACTCAGGAATCGATTATCGCCTACGTACTCTGGAGCAAGCGGAGATCTATCACTTCCCTTTAGATGTTAAGGCGGACAGCAATTTACTCACGTATTTTGCTAAGTTGGCGCCAGAGTCAGAAGTCTCAACTGATGATATCGATATTGACGGACGTGACATTAATATACGCAAACAGGCTCAGGGCGTATTGTTGCTGGATTTTCTTGCGCTGTGCGATGGCCCTAGAAGCCAAAGAGATTATATGGAGTTGGCCTGTCTCTATCACACGGTATTACTCAGCGGTGTTAAGCAGATGGGCGATAAGGAAACTGGTGATGATATTGCCAGACGTTTCTTGGCTATGGTTGATGAGTTTTACGAGCGTAATGTCAAATTGATTATTTCGGCGGAAGTGTCTCTAGAAGATATCTATACCCAAGGCTTATTGAGTTTCGAGTTCAGACGTTGTCGTTCACGGCTTACCGAGATGCAGTCCCATGATTATCTCGCGTTAGAACACCTTCCTTAA
- a CDS encoding ZapG family protein — MEWPLVIATFILGIVLGYVGRTIISRNHESNGKGKVLEQTKLELSQHKQEVTDHFELHHKQLAEFTEQLSKINKQWNDAANTLAPKSKAKPLPTLTSQASIQESDNTQTDELDSESVIIVNQNN, encoded by the coding sequence ATGGAATGGCCCTTAGTCATTGCGACATTTATTCTTGGTATTGTATTAGGCTATGTCGGTAGAACGATTATCTCCCGTAACCATGAATCTAACGGTAAAGGAAAAGTCTTAGAACAAACAAAATTAGAGCTGAGTCAGCATAAGCAGGAAGTGACCGACCATTTCGAGCTGCATCATAAACAACTTGCTGAATTTACCGAGCAGTTAAGCAAGATCAATAAACAATGGAATGATGCCGCGAATACCTTAGCACCAAAAAGCAAGGCTAAGCCTCTGCCGACGTTAACAAGTCAGGCAAGCATTCAAGAGAGCGATAATACGCAAACTGACGAACTCGATAGTGAAAGCGTCATCATAGTGAATCAAAACAATTAA